One region of Catenuloplanes indicus genomic DNA includes:
- the pstB gene encoding phosphate ABC transporter ATP-binding protein PstB, whose protein sequence is MAKRVEATNVNAFYGSFKAIENVNMVVEPKTVTALIGPSGCGKSTFLRSINRMHEVLPNARVEGTLTLDQENIYDKHVDVTAVRRLIGMVFQRPNPFPTMSIFDNVVAGLKLNGVTKKSVLQEAAEKSLRSANLWDEVKDRLEKPGAGLSGGQQQRLCIARTIAVEPQVVLMDEPCSALDPISTLAIEDLIFKLKDRFTIIIVTHNMQQAARVSDRTAFFSIDKTGDPGRLIEYDDTQKIFSNPSVKRTEDYITGRFG, encoded by the coding sequence ATGGCAAAGCGCGTCGAGGCGACGAACGTCAACGCGTTCTACGGCTCGTTCAAGGCCATCGAGAACGTCAACATGGTCGTCGAGCCGAAGACCGTCACCGCGCTCATCGGCCCGTCCGGCTGCGGCAAGTCCACGTTCCTCCGGTCGATCAACCGGATGCACGAGGTGCTGCCGAACGCCCGGGTCGAGGGCACGCTGACGCTGGACCAGGAGAACATCTACGACAAGCACGTGGACGTCACCGCCGTCCGCCGGCTGATCGGCATGGTGTTCCAGCGGCCGAACCCGTTCCCCACCATGTCGATCTTCGACAACGTGGTGGCCGGCCTGAAGCTGAACGGCGTCACCAAGAAGTCGGTGCTGCAGGAGGCCGCGGAGAAGTCGCTGCGGTCGGCGAACCTCTGGGACGAGGTCAAGGACCGGCTGGAGAAGCCGGGCGCCGGCCTCTCCGGCGGTCAGCAGCAGCGTCTCTGCATCGCGCGCACCATCGCGGTCGAGCCGCAGGTCGTGCTGATGGACGAGCCGTGCTCCGCGCTCGACCCGATCTCCACGCTGGCGATCGAGGACCTGATCTTCAAGCTGAAGGACCGGTTCACGATCATCATCGTCACGCACAACATGCAGCAGGCGGCGCGCGTCTCGGACCGCACCGCGTTCTTCTCGATCGACAAGACCGGTGACCCGGGGCGCCTGATCGAGTACGACGACACCCAGAAGATCTTCTCGAACCCGAGCGTGAAGCGGACCGAGGACTACATCACCGGCCGCTTCGGCTGA
- the pstA gene encoding phosphate ABC transporter permease PstA produces MTLLAPEQDDVKAGSLHTKRLPGWAAVATAVAALALSAALVLGTGIGNWVLVIVLGAVFYLIGFFIAANAVEGVRSARNRTWSALIHAACVLAILPLASVVWTLISNGVNRLDADFFLTSMNNIGARDPNGGAYHAIVGTLEQVGIAALLTIPLGVLGAIYLVEYGRGRLALAIRFFVDVMTGIPSIVAGLFVLAFWVLIVTPIFNDGRPGYSGFAAALALSVLMLPTIVRSTEEMLRLVPAPLREGAYALGVPKWKTILRIVIPTALPGIITGIMLAIARAAGETAPVLLVAGGTAAINFNPFENNQSSLALFVFSQATESTRFSPDRAWTAALTLVALVLILTIGAKLLARRNRLTR; encoded by the coding sequence ATGACACTTCTCGCCCCGGAACAGGACGACGTCAAGGCCGGCAGCCTGCACACCAAGCGGCTGCCCGGCTGGGCCGCGGTCGCCACCGCGGTCGCCGCGCTGGCCCTCTCCGCCGCGCTGGTGCTCGGCACCGGCATCGGCAACTGGGTGCTGGTCATCGTGCTCGGTGCGGTCTTCTACCTGATCGGCTTCTTCATCGCGGCCAACGCGGTGGAGGGCGTCCGGTCCGCGCGCAACCGCACCTGGAGCGCGCTGATCCACGCCGCGTGCGTGCTGGCGATCCTCCCGCTGGCCTCGGTGGTCTGGACGCTGATCTCGAACGGCGTCAACCGGCTCGACGCGGACTTCTTCCTCACGTCGATGAACAACATCGGCGCCCGGGACCCCAACGGCGGCGCCTACCACGCGATCGTGGGCACGCTGGAGCAGGTCGGCATCGCCGCGCTGCTCACCATCCCGCTCGGTGTGCTCGGCGCGATCTACCTGGTCGAGTACGGCCGGGGCCGGCTGGCGCTGGCGATCCGCTTCTTCGTCGACGTGATGACCGGTATCCCGTCGATCGTGGCCGGTCTGTTCGTGCTCGCGTTCTGGGTGCTGATCGTCACGCCGATCTTCAACGACGGCCGGCCGGGCTACTCCGGCTTCGCCGCCGCGCTCGCGCTCAGCGTGCTGATGCTCCCGACGATCGTCCGCTCCACCGAGGAGATGCTGCGGCTGGTGCCGGCGCCGCTCCGCGAGGGCGCGTACGCGCTGGGCGTGCCGAAGTGGAAGACCATCCTGCGGATCGTCATCCCGACCGCGCTGCCCGGCATCATCACCGGCATCATGCTGGCGATCGCCCGCGCCGCCGGTGAGACCGCGCCGGTGCTGCTGGTCGCCGGTGGTACCGCGGCGATCAACTTCAACCCGTTCGAGAACAACCAGTCGTCGCTCGCACTGTTCGTGTTCAGCCAGGCCACCGAATCGACGCGGTTCTCCCCGGACCGCGCCTGGACGGCGGCGCTCACCCTGGTGGCGCTGGTCCTGATCCTGACCATCGGCGCGAAGCTGCTCGCCCGCCGCAACCGGCTGACTCGCTGA
- the pstC gene encoding phosphate ABC transporter permease subunit PstC: protein MGDTPPRSVDASAGGPGGNTRAAGLAASADGLSDNNSSNGRRTPLGGNGGGTALPRAKAFGTEPAFRGLTLAAGTTVLVIIVAIAVFLITEAIPALQANEENFFTYNNWAATGTPPRFGIAAIVFGTVVSAVIALIIAVPIALGIALFLSHYAHRRIATGLGFVIDLLAAVPSVVFGLWGRSVFIEPVRDFSVWLHTYFGWIPLFGGEGPYGNSILLGSLVLAIMILPIVTSLSREVFMQTPKQNEEAALALGATKWEMIRTAVLPYGRPGVIAAVMLGLGRALGETIALAMTLGSSFVITADIITNGGVTIASNIANGFGEANEIGRGALIASGLVLFAITLVVNMAARIIIYRRREFTDVAA, encoded by the coding sequence ATGGGTGACACCCCTCCCCGCTCGGTCGACGCCAGTGCCGGCGGCCCAGGTGGAAACACCAGGGCCGCCGGCCTCGCGGCGTCTGCCGATGGCCTTTCTGACAACAACTCCAGTAACGGCCGGCGCACCCCGCTCGGGGGGAACGGCGGCGGCACCGCGCTGCCGCGCGCCAAGGCCTTCGGCACCGAGCCGGCCTTCCGCGGCCTGACGCTCGCGGCCGGCACGACCGTGCTGGTCATCATCGTCGCCATCGCGGTCTTCCTGATCACCGAGGCGATCCCGGCGCTGCAGGCCAACGAGGAGAACTTCTTCACCTACAACAACTGGGCGGCCACCGGCACGCCGCCGCGGTTCGGCATCGCCGCCATCGTCTTCGGCACCGTGGTCTCCGCGGTCATCGCGCTGATCATCGCCGTGCCGATCGCGCTGGGCATCGCGCTCTTCCTGTCGCACTACGCGCACCGGCGGATCGCCACCGGTCTCGGCTTCGTCATCGACCTGCTCGCGGCCGTGCCGTCCGTGGTCTTCGGCCTCTGGGGCCGGTCGGTCTTCATCGAGCCGGTCCGCGACTTCTCGGTCTGGCTGCACACGTACTTCGGCTGGATCCCGCTGTTCGGCGGTGAGGGGCCGTACGGCAACTCGATCCTGCTGGGCTCGCTGGTTCTGGCGATCATGATCCTGCCGATCGTCACCTCGCTCTCCCGCGAGGTGTTCATGCAGACGCCGAAGCAGAACGAGGAGGCCGCGCTCGCGCTCGGCGCCACCAAGTGGGAGATGATCCGCACCGCGGTGCTGCCCTACGGCCGCCCCGGTGTGATCGCCGCCGTGATGCTCGGCCTCGGCCGCGCGCTCGGCGAGACCATCGCGCTGGCCATGACGCTCGGCTCGTCGTTCGTCATCACGGCGGACATCATCACCAACGGCGGCGTCACGATCGCGTCGAACATCGCCAACGGCTTCGGCGAGGCCAACGAGATCGGCCGCGGTGCGCTCATCGCGTCCGGTCTGGTCCTCTTCGCCATCACCCTGGTGGTCAACATGGCGGCCCGCATCATCATCTACCGCCGCCGCGAGTTCACGGATGTGGCCGCATGA
- the pstS gene encoding phosphate ABC transporter substrate-binding protein PstS: MKLHRHGALACLALTTTLALSACGSDNTETDAAAPGASAPAAANCATGTLNAQGSSAQKNAVAEWIKAYQTACAGSTINYEGSGSGAGINAFIAGTADFAGSDSALKEDQQPKADQRCAGNPAIHLPAVIGPIAVVFNVDGVEKLNLTPATLAKIFAGKVTKWNAPEIAADNAGVTLPDVTINPVHRSDESGTTENFTKYLAKVAEADWTYEAAKSWPADIKGGTGQKGSDGIASAVAGSAGSIGYVEMSFAENSDLNTAAIQNGAGEFTELTADAAGKTIEGAEVTGTGNDLKMSIDYATKTAGAYPIVLVTYEIACSAGNSADKLALIKGFLGYAASTEGQAALLELGYAPLPETVRAKVETAVAAIA, translated from the coding sequence GTGAAGCTCCACCGGCACGGCGCTCTCGCGTGCCTCGCCCTGACCACGACGCTCGCCCTGAGCGCCTGCGGATCGGACAACACGGAGACCGACGCGGCCGCGCCCGGCGCGTCCGCCCCCGCCGCCGCCAACTGCGCGACCGGCACGCTGAACGCTCAGGGCTCGTCCGCGCAGAAGAACGCGGTCGCTGAGTGGATCAAGGCCTACCAGACCGCGTGCGCCGGCTCGACCATCAACTACGAGGGTTCCGGCTCCGGCGCGGGCATCAACGCCTTCATCGCCGGCACCGCCGACTTCGCCGGCTCGGACTCGGCGCTCAAGGAAGACCAGCAGCCGAAGGCCGACCAGCGTTGCGCGGGCAACCCGGCCATCCACCTCCCGGCGGTCATCGGCCCGATCGCGGTCGTCTTCAACGTCGACGGCGTCGAGAAGCTCAACCTGACCCCGGCCACGCTCGCGAAGATCTTCGCCGGCAAGGTCACCAAGTGGAACGCGCCGGAGATCGCGGCCGACAACGCCGGCGTCACCCTGCCGGACGTCACCATCAACCCGGTCCACCGCTCGGACGAGTCCGGCACCACGGAGAACTTCACCAAGTACCTGGCGAAGGTCGCCGAGGCCGACTGGACCTACGAGGCCGCCAAGTCCTGGCCGGCCGACATCAAGGGTGGAACCGGCCAGAAGGGCTCGGACGGCATTGCCTCCGCCGTCGCCGGCTCGGCCGGTTCGATCGGCTACGTCGAGATGTCCTTCGCGGAGAACTCCGACCTCAACACCGCCGCCATCCAGAACGGTGCCGGTGAGTTCACCGAGCTGACCGCCGACGCGGCCGGCAAGACCATCGAGGGCGCCGAGGTCACCGGTACCGGTAACGACCTCAAGATGTCCATCGACTACGCCACCAAGACCGCGGGTGCCTACCCGATCGTCCTGGTGACCTACGAGATCGCCTGCTCCGCCGGCAACTCCGCCGACAAGCTCGCGCTGATCAAGGGCTTCCTCGGCTACGCGGCCAGCACCGAGGGTCAGGCCGCGCTGCTCGAGCTGGGCTACGCCCCGCTGCCCGAGACGGTGCGCGCCAAGGTCGAGACCGCCGTCGCGGCGATCGCCTGA
- a CDS encoding winged helix-turn-helix transcriptional regulator has product MEILLLVTARAGEPSVVLPALDLLPHSVRTAPRDVRTLVSGPSPDAVLVDARSELAEARATCRMLHATGLGVPLVAVVTEAGLIALNADWGVDDVILASAGPAEVEARLRLAVGRLTNATAGAGGLIRAGELSIDPDTYAAKLKGRPLDLTYKEFELLKFLAQHPGRVFTRDQLLREVWGYDYFGGTRTVDVHVRRLRAKLGSEYESMIGTVRQVGYKFVVPPSRPLPESELAPIPVG; this is encoded by the coding sequence GTGGAAATTCTGCTGCTGGTGACGGCACGCGCGGGTGAACCGTCCGTCGTGCTTCCCGCCCTCGATCTTCTCCCCCACTCGGTGCGGACCGCTCCCCGCGACGTACGCACCCTCGTCTCCGGTCCGAGCCCGGACGCCGTCCTCGTGGACGCCCGCTCGGAGCTCGCCGAGGCCCGTGCCACCTGCCGCATGCTGCACGCCACCGGGCTGGGCGTGCCGCTCGTCGCGGTGGTGACCGAGGCCGGCCTGATCGCGCTGAACGCGGACTGGGGCGTCGACGACGTCATCCTGGCCAGCGCCGGCCCGGCCGAGGTCGAGGCGCGGCTGCGGCTCGCGGTCGGCCGGCTCACCAACGCGACCGCCGGTGCCGGTGGGCTGATCCGGGCCGGCGAGCTCTCGATCGACCCGGACACGTACGCGGCGAAGCTCAAGGGCCGCCCGCTCGACCTGACGTACAAGGAGTTCGAGCTGCTGAAGTTCCTCGCCCAGCACCCCGGCCGGGTGTTCACCCGCGACCAGCTGCTGCGCGAGGTCTGGGGCTACGACTACTTCGGCGGCACGCGCACGGTCGACGTGCACGTGCGGCGGCTGCGCGCCAAGCTCGGCTCGGAGTACGAGTCGATGATCGGCACGGTGCGCCAGGTCGGTTACAAGTTCGTGGTGCCGCCGAGCCGGCCGCTGCCGGAATCGGAGCTGGCCCCCATTCCGGTCGGGTAA
- a CDS encoding LmeA family phospholipid-binding protein, with amino-acid sequence MTVYEQPTEQVEVERPRRRRRGRALLITLIVLLIVLGVLVVVADRVAHGYAENRIGTEIDGQLAAQGLSAEPAEVSVGGVPFLTQVLAGRYDEISVLLREVQGQVPGAADVVRIPTLDIDATGVSAPLDTLRTGQGEIVASNVNGVGTIDYTSLAGMIGQDGVTLSQQDGKLGATLPVEVLGQRVELKGTANIAVQDNTVQVRFDTLTAEGLPDNALVQNLISGYAEQLSLNVALPALPFGLQVTEIKPAVEGLQVTATAKDVPLNQGA; translated from the coding sequence GTGACGGTGTACGAGCAGCCGACCGAGCAGGTTGAGGTCGAGCGGCCGCGGCGCCGCCGGCGGGGACGGGCGTTGCTCATCACGCTCATCGTGTTGCTGATCGTGCTGGGTGTGCTGGTGGTGGTCGCGGACCGGGTGGCGCACGGCTACGCGGAGAACCGGATCGGCACCGAGATCGACGGTCAGCTCGCCGCGCAGGGCCTCAGCGCCGAACCGGCCGAGGTGTCCGTGGGCGGCGTCCCGTTCCTGACCCAGGTGCTGGCCGGCCGGTACGACGAGATATCCGTGCTGCTGCGCGAGGTGCAGGGCCAGGTGCCCGGCGCGGCGGACGTGGTCCGCATCCCGACGCTCGACATCGACGCGACCGGGGTCTCCGCGCCGCTGGACACGCTGCGCACCGGCCAGGGTGAGATCGTCGCGTCGAACGTCAACGGCGTCGGCACGATCGACTACACCAGCCTGGCCGGCATGATCGGCCAGGACGGCGTCACGCTCTCCCAGCAGGACGGCAAGCTGGGCGCGACGCTGCCGGTCGAGGTGCTCGGCCAGCGCGTCGAGCTGAAGGGCACGGCGAACATCGCGGTACAGGACAACACGGTGCAGGTCCGGTTCGACACGCTCACTGCCGAGGGGCTGCCGGACAACGCGCTGGTCCAGAACCTGATCAGCGGGTACGCGGAGCAGCTCTCGCTCAACGTGGCGCTCCCGGCGCTGCCGTTCGGCCTGCAGGTCACCGAGATCAAGCCGGCCGTCGAGGGATTGCAGGTCACCGCGACCGCGAAGGACGTTCCGCTGAACCAGGGCGCCTAG
- a CDS encoding Ms5788A family Cys-rich leader peptide has translation MLTKRRAVDLCRVAACLCPRVS, from the coding sequence ATGCTCACTAAAAGGCGCGCGGTCGACCTGTGCCGCGTGGCCGCCTGCCTCTGTCCCCGCGTCTCCTGA
- a CDS encoding sulfurtransferase, producing MSRDTALVSADWAEKNIDAPGVVFVEVDEDTTAYDGGHIAGAIKLNWKTDLQDEVRRDFVNKEQFEALLSARGISNDDTVVLYGGNNNWFAAYAYWYFKLYGHRDVKLIDGGRKKWELDARPLVKGEVTRPATTYVAQEQDLSLRAFRDEVVAAIGTKNLVDVRSPDEYAGRLLAPAHLPQESAQRGGHIPTAVSVPWSKAANEDGTFKSDEELAKIYGDAGLDDGKDTIAYCRIGERSSHTWFVLKELLGHQNVKNYDGSWTEYGSLVGVPVVLGDEPGKA from the coding sequence ATGAGTCGCGACACCGCACTCGTTTCGGCTGACTGGGCCGAGAAGAACATCGACGCGCCCGGCGTCGTCTTCGTCGAGGTCGACGAGGACACCACCGCCTACGACGGCGGCCACATCGCCGGCGCGATCAAGCTGAACTGGAAGACCGATCTGCAGGACGAGGTCCGCCGCGACTTCGTCAACAAGGAGCAGTTCGAGGCGCTGCTGTCCGCGCGCGGCATCTCGAACGACGACACGGTCGTGCTCTACGGCGGCAACAACAACTGGTTCGCGGCGTACGCGTACTGGTACTTCAAGCTCTACGGCCACCGCGACGTCAAGCTGATCGACGGCGGCCGCAAGAAGTGGGAGCTCGACGCCCGGCCGCTGGTGAAGGGCGAGGTCACCCGCCCGGCCACCACCTACGTGGCCCAGGAGCAGGACCTGTCGCTGCGCGCGTTCCGCGACGAGGTCGTGGCCGCGATCGGCACCAAGAACCTGGTCGACGTGCGCTCCCCCGACGAGTACGCGGGCCGGCTGCTCGCCCCCGCCCACCTGCCGCAGGAGTCGGCGCAGCGCGGCGGGCACATCCCGACCGCGGTCAGCGTGCCGTGGAGCAAGGCGGCGAACGAGGACGGCACGTTCAAGTCCGACGAGGAGCTGGCGAAGATCTACGGCGACGCCGGGCTCGACGACGGCAAGGACACCATCGCGTACTGCCGGATCGGCGAGCGCTCCTCGCACACCTGGTTCGTGCTCAAGGAGCTGCTCGGCCACCAGAACGTGAAGAACTACGACGGTTCCTGGACCGAGTACGGCTCGCTCGTCGGCGTGCCCGTGGTCCTCGGCGACGAGCCCGGAAAGGCGTGA
- a CDS encoding DUF1416 domain-containing protein → MTAVTDATCAAPDQSAPLPAGIDLAKETVITGVVTSAEGEAVQGAYVRLLDSTGEFTAEVVTSAAGQFRFFAAPGSWTLRALSRHGNGDRTVSADRGLNEFAVTVGD, encoded by the coding sequence ATGACCGCTGTCACCGACGCGACCTGCGCCGCGCCCGACCAGTCCGCCCCGCTGCCGGCCGGCATCGACCTGGCCAAGGAAACCGTGATCACCGGCGTGGTGACCTCCGCCGAGGGCGAGGCCGTGCAGGGTGCGTACGTGCGCCTGCTCGACTCGACCGGCGAGTTCACCGCGGAGGTCGTCACGTCCGCCGCGGGCCAGTTCCGGTTCTTCGCCGCCCCGGGCTCGTGGACGCTGCGCGCCCTGTCCCGCCACGGCAACGGCGACCGGACGGTCTCCGCCGACCGCGGCCTCAACGAGTTCGCGGTGACCGTCGGCGACTGA
- a CDS encoding FABP family protein, translated as MTSPDTSSDNPLLPPWASLAPVEYAYPFEETHDLRTGPDLHPHLLGLLPYVGVWRGRGQGGYPTLEGEDFHFAQELRISHDGRPFLFYESRAWIIDEEAKPIRPAGREIGWWRPVVVNDRVTDDVEALMTSPTGIMEMYLGKTKGTTQMELVTDLVVRTSTAKEVTAGHRLFGIVEGALLYAYDMAAEGLPLTPHLSARLLRVAG; from the coding sequence GTGACTTCGCCGGACACATCGTCGGACAACCCGCTGCTGCCGCCGTGGGCCTCACTGGCTCCGGTGGAGTACGCGTACCCGTTCGAGGAGACGCACGACCTGCGCACCGGGCCGGATCTGCACCCGCACCTGCTGGGCCTGCTGCCGTACGTCGGCGTGTGGCGCGGCCGGGGCCAGGGCGGCTATCCGACGCTCGAGGGCGAGGACTTCCACTTCGCACAGGAGCTGCGGATCAGCCACGACGGCCGGCCGTTCCTGTTCTACGAGTCGCGCGCGTGGATCATCGACGAGGAGGCGAAGCCGATCCGCCCGGCCGGGCGGGAGATCGGCTGGTGGCGCCCGGTGGTGGTGAACGACCGGGTCACCGACGACGTCGAGGCGCTGATGACCAGCCCGACCGGCATCATGGAGATGTACCTGGGCAAGACCAAGGGCACCACCCAGATGGAACTGGTCACGGACCTGGTCGTGCGCACCTCCACCGCCAAGGAGGTGACCGCGGGCCACCGGCTGTTCGGCATCGTCGAGGGCGCGCTGCTCTACGCGTACGACATGGCCGCCGAGGGTCTGCCGCTCACCCCGCACCTGTCCGCCCGGCTGCTGCGCGTCGCGGGCTGA
- the mtfM gene encoding small membrane protein MtfM: MVTEIGFVSLLVAGFGALAGGLAYLAVRISRGRW; this comes from the coding sequence ATGGTTACCGAGATCGGGTTTGTCAGCCTGCTGGTGGCGGGCTTCGGCGCGCTCGCGGGCGGTCTCGCGTATCTCGCCGTAAGGATTTCAAGGGGACGCTGGTGA
- a CDS encoding DsrE family protein: MLTVMARSLVIKVTSGADAPERCAQAFTVAATAVAAGVDVSLWLTGESAWFALPGRAAEFQLPHSAPLPGLLDAVLAGGRVTLCTQCAARRDIGPADVIEGVRIAGAAVFVEESLAEGAQALVY, from the coding sequence ATGCTGACCGTCATGGCCCGATCTCTCGTCATCAAGGTGACCTCCGGCGCGGACGCACCGGAGCGCTGCGCCCAGGCCTTCACGGTCGCCGCCACCGCCGTCGCGGCCGGTGTGGACGTCTCGCTGTGGCTGACCGGCGAGTCCGCCTGGTTCGCGCTGCCGGGCCGGGCCGCGGAGTTCCAGCTGCCGCACTCCGCACCGCTGCCCGGCCTGCTGGACGCGGTGCTGGCCGGCGGCCGGGTGACGCTGTGCACACAGTGCGCGGCCCGCCGCGACATCGGCCCGGCGGACGTGATCGAGGGTGTCCGGATCGCCGGCGCCGCGGTCTTCGTCGAGGAGTCACTCGCCGAGGGCGCCCAAGCACTCGTCTACTGA
- a CDS encoding Fur family transcriptional regulator: MSETTLAEMLRERGLRLTPQRQLVLQAVHELGHATPEQVHNAVREVAAGVNITTVYRTLELLEELGLVRHTHLSHGSPTYHPAGQDQHIHLVCRHCGAVSEMDPMLMAPLADELAREKGFTVDVGHVALFGTCAECGDSGREK, from the coding sequence GTGTCCGAAACAACGCTGGCCGAGATGTTGCGGGAGCGTGGACTGCGGCTGACGCCGCAGCGCCAGCTGGTGCTGCAGGCGGTGCACGAGCTGGGCCATGCCACCCCCGAGCAGGTGCACAACGCCGTGCGTGAGGTCGCCGCCGGCGTCAACATCACCACCGTCTACCGGACGCTCGAGCTGCTGGAGGAGCTGGGGCTGGTCCGGCACACCCACCTGTCGCACGGTTCGCCCACCTACCACCCGGCCGGGCAGGACCAGCACATCCATCTGGTCTGCCGGCACTGCGGCGCGGTGAGTGAGATGGACCCCATGCTGATGGCGCCGCTGGCCGATGAGCTCGCCCGCGAGAAAGGATTCACCGTGGACGTCGGGCACGTGGCCCTGTTCGGCACGTGCGCCGAGTGCGGAGACAGCGGCAGGGAGAAGTAG
- the ygfZ gene encoding CAF17-like 4Fe-4S cluster assembly/insertion protein YgfZ, which yields MLDVPGAIGIRQLDESVPDAQGYTDVAAHYGDPAREQRLLDTEAGIVDRSHRGVLAVPGVERAGWLHSLTTQHLADLRDGQGTELLVLSPHGHVEHHAGVAEIGETVWLDTEPAGTAGLLTFLSKMVFLTRVEPRDATAERAVLTLAGPRAAEALARIGVSGLPSPSVQPVPGPKFPSGTLKPQPTSGYAVRELPSGGFVRAGRLGFDLIVPREGVAALVTALGVPPAGLWAYEALRVAAGLPRAGFETDHRTLPSEVGLIEPAVHLDKGCYRGQETIARVHNLGRPPRRMVLLHLDGISSDEPPAVHTPVTNETGKEIGFVGTAVRHHELGTIALAVIKRNTPDDAALRVGVATAAIDPTITL from the coding sequence ATGCTGGACGTGCCGGGCGCGATCGGGATCCGTCAGCTGGACGAGTCCGTGCCGGATGCGCAGGGATACACGGACGTGGCCGCCCACTACGGCGACCCGGCCCGGGAGCAGCGCCTGCTCGACACCGAGGCGGGCATCGTGGACCGGTCGCACCGCGGCGTACTGGCCGTGCCGGGCGTGGAGCGGGCCGGCTGGCTGCACTCGCTGACCACCCAGCACCTCGCCGACCTGCGCGACGGCCAGGGCACCGAGCTGCTGGTGCTGTCGCCGCACGGGCACGTCGAGCACCACGCGGGCGTCGCGGAGATCGGCGAGACGGTCTGGCTGGACACCGAGCCGGCCGGCACCGCGGGCCTGCTCACGTTCCTGTCCAAGATGGTCTTCCTGACCCGGGTCGAGCCGCGCGACGCGACCGCGGAGCGCGCCGTGCTCACACTGGCCGGCCCGCGTGCGGCCGAGGCGCTGGCCCGGATCGGCGTCTCCGGCCTGCCGTCGCCGTCGGTGCAGCCGGTGCCGGGCCCCAAGTTCCCCAGCGGAACGCTCAAACCCCAACCCACCAGTGGGTACGCGGTGCGTGAACTGCCGTCCGGTGGGTTCGTGCGGGCCGGGCGGCTGGGCTTCGACCTGATCGTGCCGCGCGAGGGCGTCGCGGCGCTGGTGACGGCGCTCGGCGTACCCCCGGCTGGTCTGTGGGCCTATGAGGCGCTGCGGGTGGCGGCCGGCCTGCCGCGGGCCGGGTTCGAGACCGACCACCGGACGCTGCCGAGCGAGGTCGGGCTGATCGAGCCCGCGGTCCACCTGGACAAGGGGTGCTACCGCGGTCAGGAGACGATCGCGCGCGTGCACAACCTGGGCCGGCCGCCGCGCCGCATGGTGCTGCTGCACCTGGACGGGATCAGCTCGGACGAGCCGCCCGCGGTGCACACGCCGGTGACCAACGAGACCGGCAAGGAGATCGGTTTCGTCGGCACGGCCGTGCGGCACCACGAACTCGGTACGATCGCGCTGGCCGTGATCAAGCGGAACACGCCGGACGACGCGGCACTGCGCGTGGGCGTGGCGACCGCGGCGATCGACCCGACGATCACTCTGTAG
- a CDS encoding 3-keto-5-aminohexanoate cleavage protein, whose protein sequence is MSLGTLITVAPTGAETRKQDAPALPVTLDELLVTAKECAALGAAMIHVHVRDDAGEPTLDPGRLRETVAALRAETDLIVQLSTGGAVGDPEDARRAVLDAGPDAASLTMGSVNFGDGVFLNRWPFVVDLHRRMRERGIVPEYEIFDLGQLHALRRLLAEDGLPAGGHVHLDLVMGVPGGMDGTTETLAACLAVMRDLPDGTTFTATGIGRTTIPVMLAALSAGGHLRVGMEDTLTYAKRRPVESNMQLVARAVGLAQIAQRPPLTPGQARELLGL, encoded by the coding sequence ATGTCGCTCGGCACGTTGATCACCGTGGCGCCGACCGGGGCGGAGACGCGCAAGCAGGACGCGCCGGCGCTGCCGGTCACGCTCGACGAGCTGCTGGTCACCGCGAAGGAGTGCGCCGCGCTCGGCGCCGCGATGATCCACGTGCACGTGCGGGACGACGCCGGTGAGCCCACGCTCGACCCGGGCCGGCTACGCGAGACGGTGGCCGCGCTGCGCGCCGAGACCGACCTGATCGTGCAGCTCTCCACGGGCGGCGCGGTCGGCGACCCGGAGGACGCGCGCCGCGCGGTGCTGGACGCCGGGCCGGACGCGGCGTCGCTCACCATGGGCTCGGTCAACTTCGGCGACGGCGTGTTCCTGAACCGCTGGCCGTTCGTCGTCGACCTGCACCGCCGCATGCGGGAGCGCGGGATCGTGCCGGAGTACGAGATCTTCGACCTGGGCCAGCTGCACGCGCTGCGCCGGCTGCTGGCGGAGGACGGGCTGCCGGCCGGCGGGCACGTCCACCTCGACCTGGTGATGGGCGTGCCCGGCGGGATGGACGGCACCACGGAGACGCTCGCCGCGTGCCTGGCCGTGATGCGCGACCTGCCGGACGGTACGACGTTCACCGCGACCGGCATCGGCCGGACCACGATCCCGGTGATGCTTGCGGCGCTGTCCGCGGGCGGGCACCTGCGGGTCGGCATGGAGGACACGCTGACGTACGCCAAGCGCCGGCCGGTCGAGTCGAACATGCAGCTGGTGGCGCGGGCGGTGGGTCTCGCCCAGATCGCCCAGCGCCCGCCGCTGACGCCCGGGCAGGCCCGCGAGCTGCTCGGGCTGTGA